The following proteins come from a genomic window of Myroides odoratus DSM 2801:
- a CDS encoding TonB-dependent receptor domain-containing protein yields MMKKSVLLATLTLASIATQASSLSAVPNEQLQGQVKKTSKLKLTQNQATLKQVFEQVEAQTQQHFVYIAADIPVSKSYEFTTEYDSLETLLHHIAAKANVSFQAQGNQILVKPNTQVQERILEFKGKVVDQDGLPIIGANVRDKDNEFIAVTDLDGQFTLTVTKAPITLSFSFMGYKTKDLSFSKNNLNILVKLEEDNQMLSEIVVTGQGADVQKKRLANNVTVIKASELEKIPAQRVDQLLATKLPNAQINLTGGQAGSTSLIRSRGVNSAFLSSTPIIYVDGVRLDNNNTRASLGGSAQGASMSSIADIPMDNIEKIEFINGGAATTLYGSDAANGVIQIFTKKRGMPGTYVNVFTEMGVETPTTDFLYFDRTKDLLFENGFYQKYRLNLNGESDSGFGYNFSTSYQNSSGVQIHKQNENQKFDLSSGFHAKLSEDVTYESSFMYVHNAYKRNRNGNQGGYTGLWFAEDGASKITGPGFKNRLNELTDEEFAVMKEFVNNAERLQDNNITVNRFTTSQQFKYNPLENLSFKLVGGLDYRIQDQENIETNEYLTATKGQLIKDQGSIQKIQRKYLGLTVEFNGQHNINVGDFSFITTVGGQLFRNSDNQTLIEGRNIRDGAYSISEAAIRTSDEYISEVLNYGFYLSENVGYKDKLFLDVGVRGDRNPSFGKNIGVQYYPKVGVSYMMSQESWFANPLVNTLRLRGSYGVAGNLPPAYANEKTVAFDGYLGEQATRFSQPGNDDLRPEKTHTWETGIDASFWNNRLTLSVGYYYSKTKDALFYVPPAPSSGYTKSQLYNIGEIENKGFEMNFALEVVQSQDWNVSLTGSVNTLKNKVLSTGGAPAFNINGFSSRTLQTVVEEGRPVGFIRGNYGVIGEDGTLKETIPQAYLGSTIPEVFGNIGLNLRYKNWSLFANANYQTGGYAANWDAQFRYNYGASDDFVPKEEIDKNGRTNWLNLTNRFVEKTDYLKIRTIGLSYYLRPANPSLYQSITFGFTVANPFNFTASSFDPEATISGAAQGQGGASTGGIAYATYSAPRQFLGSIKINF; encoded by the coding sequence ATGATGAAAAAAAGCGTCTTGCTAGCCACCTTAACTTTAGCTAGTATAGCAACACAAGCCTCCTCTTTATCTGCCGTCCCAAACGAGCAATTACAGGGGCAAGTAAAGAAAACGTCTAAATTAAAATTAACCCAAAATCAAGCAACACTCAAACAAGTATTTGAACAAGTAGAAGCGCAAACCCAGCAACACTTTGTCTATATTGCTGCCGATATTCCGGTCAGTAAAAGCTATGAATTTACAACAGAATACGATTCGTTAGAAACGTTACTTCACCATATTGCTGCTAAGGCCAATGTATCCTTTCAGGCCCAAGGCAATCAGATTCTTGTGAAACCCAATACACAAGTACAAGAGCGCATTCTTGAATTCAAAGGAAAAGTAGTTGATCAAGATGGACTGCCTATTATTGGCGCCAATGTACGCGATAAAGACAATGAATTCATTGCAGTAACCGATCTAGATGGACAGTTTACGCTGACAGTAACCAAAGCGCCCATTACGCTTTCTTTCTCCTTTATGGGGTATAAAACCAAAGATTTGAGCTTTTCGAAAAACAACCTGAATATTTTAGTGAAGTTGGAAGAAGACAATCAAATGTTAAGTGAGATTGTTGTGACGGGACAAGGAGCTGATGTACAGAAAAAGCGTTTAGCCAATAATGTAACCGTGATCAAAGCGAGTGAGTTAGAAAAAATCCCAGCACAACGAGTAGATCAATTATTAGCAACGAAACTTCCCAATGCACAAATCAACCTAACAGGAGGGCAAGCGGGATCTACTTCGTTGATTCGCTCTCGTGGTGTGAATTCGGCTTTTTTAAGTAGTACGCCCATTATTTATGTGGATGGAGTACGCTTGGATAATAACAATACCCGTGCTTCTCTTGGTGGAAGTGCACAAGGAGCTTCGATGAGTTCGATTGCAGATATTCCCATGGATAACATCGAAAAGATTGAGTTTATCAATGGAGGAGCAGCCACAACGCTATACGGATCTGATGCAGCCAATGGGGTAATCCAAATCTTTACCAAAAAGAGAGGAATGCCAGGAACTTATGTCAATGTATTTACAGAAATGGGAGTGGAAACACCAACGACAGATTTCTTGTACTTTGATCGCACAAAAGACTTGTTGTTTGAAAATGGATTTTATCAAAAATATCGCTTAAACCTCAATGGAGAATCAGATAGTGGTTTTGGTTATAATTTCTCAACAAGCTACCAAAACTCATCAGGAGTACAAATACACAAGCAAAATGAAAATCAAAAATTTGATTTAAGCTCGGGATTTCATGCTAAGCTTTCAGAAGATGTAACCTATGAGAGTTCATTCATGTATGTTCACAATGCCTATAAACGAAACCGAAACGGAAACCAAGGGGGGTATACGGGATTGTGGTTTGCGGAAGATGGAGCTTCTAAAATAACAGGACCAGGTTTTAAAAATCGCCTAAATGAATTGACGGATGAGGAATTTGCCGTGATGAAAGAGTTTGTGAATAATGCGGAGCGATTACAAGACAACAACATTACAGTGAATCGATTTACAACTTCACAACAATTCAAGTACAATCCTTTGGAGAACCTATCCTTTAAATTAGTAGGAGGATTAGATTATCGTATTCAAGATCAAGAGAATATAGAAACCAATGAGTACTTGACAGCCACGAAAGGGCAATTGATTAAAGATCAGGGAAGTATTCAGAAAATACAGCGTAAATATTTAGGATTGACCGTAGAGTTCAACGGGCAACACAATATTAATGTTGGAGATTTCTCTTTCATTACAACCGTAGGAGGACAATTGTTTAGAAATTCGGATAATCAAACGTTGATTGAAGGACGCAATATCCGAGATGGAGCCTATTCAATCTCAGAAGCTGCTATTCGCACCAGTGATGAATACATCAGTGAAGTATTGAACTATGGATTTTATCTTTCGGAAAACGTAGGATATAAAGATAAGTTGTTTTTGGATGTGGGGGTACGTGGGGACCGTAACCCTTCATTCGGAAAGAATATTGGGGTACAATACTATCCTAAAGTAGGGGTATCGTATATGATGTCGCAAGAAAGTTGGTTTGCCAATCCACTGGTGAATACCTTGCGATTGAGAGGAAGTTATGGGGTAGCGGGTAATTTACCTCCTGCTTATGCCAATGAAAAAACAGTCGCTTTTGATGGATACCTTGGTGAACAAGCTACGCGTTTTAGCCAACCAGGTAATGATGACTTACGTCCAGAGAAAACACATACATGGGAAACGGGAATTGACGCTTCATTTTGGAATAATCGCTTGACCTTATCTGTGGGGTATTATTACTCTAAAACCAAAGATGCCTTGTTCTATGTACCACCAGCCCCTTCTAGTGGATATACGAAAAGCCAATTGTACAACATAGGAGAAATTGAGAACAAAGGTTTTGAGATGAACTTTGCGTTGGAAGTTGTGCAATCACAAGACTGGAATGTTTCGCTTACCGGATCTGTCAATACCTTAAAAAACAAAGTGTTAAGTACAGGTGGTGCACCTGCTTTTAATATCAATGGATTCAGTTCTAGAACATTACAAACAGTAGTGGAAGAAGGAAGACCCGTTGGATTTATCCGTGGAAACTATGGAGTAATAGGAGAGGATGGAACGTTAAAAGAAACTATTCCACAAGCGTATTTAGGAAGTACAATTCCAGAAGTATTTGGTAATATCGGTTTGAATTTACGCTATAAAAACTGGAGTCTATTTGCAAATGCCAATTACCAAACGGGAGGATATGCAGCCAATTGGGATGCCCAGTTTAGATACAATTACGGAGCATCAGATGATTTTGTACCAAAAGAAGAAATCGATAAAAACGGAAGAACCAATTGGTTGAACTTAACCAATCGCTTTGTAGAAAAAACAGATTACCTCAAAATTAGAACCATCGGATTATCCTACTATTTAAGACCAGCGAATCCGAGTTTATATCAATCCATCACCTTTGGATTTACTGTTGCGAATCCATTCAATTTTACTGCTTCATCTTTTGATCCCGAAGCGACCATCAGTGGTGCTGCTCAAGGACAAGGCGGGGCATCAACAGGAGGAATTGCCTATGCAACGTACTCTGCACCAAGACAGTTTTTAGGATCTATTAAAATTAATTTCTAA
- a CDS encoding sigma-70 family RNA polymerase sigma factor yields MPNILYQKSSPKPEDDLVLFQEIAQGNRLAFERFYVKYYQYLCRFALSYEKDLYLVEEKVSDVFYYIWQKKEELSKIENPKVYVFTMTKNMLFQQKKITRKTMLDLEFETVEHKHYVSTIEDDIIQSEQEADLRQALLHIIDKIPPKSRRIFEMSRIDGLKYQQIADILDLSVKTIESHMHIALKTIALALTQTNKTK; encoded by the coding sequence ATGCCCAATATCCTCTATCAAAAAAGCAGCCCTAAGCCAGAAGATGATCTGGTGTTGTTTCAAGAAATAGCCCAGGGAAATAGACTCGCTTTTGAACGGTTTTATGTCAAGTATTACCAGTATTTATGTCGTTTTGCCTTGAGTTATGAAAAGGACTTGTACCTCGTTGAAGAAAAAGTATCGGATGTTTTTTACTATATCTGGCAGAAGAAAGAAGAGTTAAGTAAGATTGAAAATCCCAAGGTTTATGTTTTTACGATGACCAAGAATATGCTGTTTCAACAGAAGAAAATCACCAGAAAAACAATGCTAGACTTGGAATTTGAAACCGTAGAACACAAGCATTATGTCTCCACGATTGAAGACGATATCATACAGTCTGAACAAGAGGCCGACTTGCGACAAGCACTCTTGCATATTATTGATAAGATTCCGCCGAAATCAAGACGCATTTTTGAGATGAGTCGAATTGACGGATTGAAATACCAACAGATTGCAGACATTTTAGATCTATCTGTTAAGACAATTGAAAGTCACATGCACATTGCTTTGAAGACGATCGCCCTAGCACTAACCCAAACAAATAAAACTAAATAA
- a CDS encoding FecR family protein: protein MSEQELNKRRCIQYLTREYTEEERITFEIDLLFDEELKSTYETYCLLWKAYPTNGEIWQEAKQQSKRKKQVNTWYIRVACTILVLIGSFMMTYLLVQPTVNPAHSEYRIYTNLPGVRKQVTLEDGSVVVLNGQARLQYTQNDSMRLAWLEGEAFFDVVKNVNKKFLVKHEDLEIEVVGTQFSVNTLGQEKRVALLSGKVLAKLGNGEQLYLKPNEQLVWNTSLGEVKRFKTNAEQQMSWRNEKLIFDNTPLAQALTQINQFYGVTFVIQDPVFAQKRITGVFDQVTLDEFIQALAFVANCTITLNNTNYLIEPYAQYPLSKKQP from the coding sequence TTGAGTGAACAAGAATTAAATAAGCGCCGATGTATTCAGTATCTCACTAGAGAATATACTGAAGAAGAACGAATTACCTTTGAAATAGATTTGCTTTTTGATGAAGAGCTAAAGAGCACCTATGAAACGTACTGTTTGTTGTGGAAAGCTTATCCGACCAATGGTGAAATTTGGCAAGAAGCCAAACAGCAATCAAAAAGAAAAAAACAGGTGAACACTTGGTATATCCGAGTGGCCTGTACGATTTTGGTGCTGATTGGTAGTTTTATGATGACGTATTTGCTGGTTCAACCTACTGTGAATCCAGCGCATTCTGAATACCGTATCTACACTAATTTACCAGGGGTGCGTAAACAAGTCACCTTAGAAGATGGGAGCGTTGTTGTGCTTAATGGACAAGCGCGTTTGCAATACACGCAAAATGACTCTATGCGTTTAGCTTGGCTAGAAGGGGAAGCCTTTTTTGATGTAGTCAAAAATGTAAACAAGAAATTCCTCGTCAAACACGAAGATTTAGAAATTGAAGTAGTGGGGACTCAATTCAGCGTCAATACCCTCGGGCAAGAAAAACGAGTAGCCTTGCTTTCAGGAAAAGTATTGGCCAAATTAGGCAACGGCGAACAACTATACCTCAAACCCAATGAGCAACTCGTGTGGAATACAAGCTTAGGAGAAGTCAAGCGATTCAAAACCAACGCAGAACAACAAATGAGCTGGCGCAATGAAAAGCTCATCTTTGACAATACCCCTTTAGCACAAGCTTTAACTCAAATCAATCAATTTTACGGGGTCACTTTTGTGATTCAAGATCCTGTTTTTGCACAAAAGCGAATCACAGGCGTATTTGATCAAGTAACTCTAGATGAATTCATACAAGCACTCGCTTTTGTGGCTAACTGTACCATCACCTTAAACAATACCAACTATTTAATCGAACCTTATGCCCAATATCCTCTATCAAAAAAGCAGCCCTAA
- a CDS encoding helix-turn-helix domain-containing protein: protein MNSASSAACFNRLGKRQLEVLSMDKLIVEEFHHSANTSLYINCRNLHELIEERTAAIFSPHKLNFFCIQLYVQGAGTYTVDFNPIAIRAKHALVIAKNQMGQFVKPVDYEAKVLIFTEDFFCIDELHFQFFYSTNLFTLAERLALLDVSEHFDELVILFDLIRSELDKKNYLKKRQVLNNYLFNILLLLEECIDQTELEKLTICNERYIVSTFKALVNKKLDKSMSVKDYAAELNLNVRTIQYAFKHVENRTPYDWICERIVMEIKRCLLYKNITVNEISIFLGFKEPNHLTVFFKKQTGITPIKFKHNFKN, encoded by the coding sequence ATGAATAGCGCTTCATCAGCTGCTTGTTTTAATAGATTAGGTAAGAGACAATTAGAGGTTTTGAGTATGGATAAATTAATAGTAGAAGAATTTCACCATAGTGCGAATACTAGTTTATATATTAATTGTAGGAATCTTCATGAATTAATAGAAGAGCGAACAGCTGCTATTTTTAGTCCGCATAAATTAAACTTCTTTTGTATTCAATTGTATGTACAAGGAGCGGGAACCTATACGGTTGATTTTAATCCCATAGCAATTCGGGCAAAACATGCGTTAGTAATCGCCAAAAATCAGATGGGGCAATTTGTCAAACCCGTAGACTATGAGGCTAAAGTGCTCATATTTACGGAAGATTTTTTCTGTATTGATGAACTTCATTTTCAATTTTTTTATAGCACAAATCTTTTTACGTTAGCGGAGCGCTTGGCACTTTTGGATGTGAGCGAACATTTCGATGAATTAGTGATACTGTTTGATTTGATTCGAAGTGAGTTAGATAAAAAGAATTATTTAAAGAAGCGACAAGTACTCAATAATTACCTCTTTAATATTCTGTTGCTTCTTGAAGAATGCATCGACCAGACGGAGTTAGAAAAACTGACAATCTGCAATGAAAGATACATTGTATCTACTTTTAAAGCCTTAGTGAATAAAAAATTGGACAAGAGCATGAGCGTAAAAGACTATGCTGCTGAGCTCAACTTAAATGTTAGAACCATCCAATATGCTTTTAAACATGTAGAAAACAGAACGCCTTATGATTGGATTTGTGAGCGAATTGTAATGGAAATCAAGCGATGCCTACTCTATAAGAACATAACAGTTAATGAGATCTCCATTTTCTTAGGATTTAAAGAACCCAATCACTTAACGGTATTTTTTAAAAAACAAACGGGAATAACGCCCATCAAGTTTAAGCATAATTTCAAAAATTAG
- a CDS encoding META domain-containing protein, with the protein MKKITLIVALAITTVSCTSKKETATPQDQTATEQVAATHTALVGTVWKLTEINNQAITLDKDFPKEPQMTFNPDHSVNGNLGCNGFGASYESKDNTLTISQIASTQMACPNLEIEQKFIEVLTNSTSFEIKATTLLLKNAKGEVLATLKAE; encoded by the coding sequence ATGAAAAAAATCACTTTAATCGTTGCATTAGCAATCACTACTGTGTCTTGTACCAGTAAAAAAGAAACAGCTACACCACAAGATCAAACAGCTACCGAACAAGTTGCTGCTACCCATACTGCACTTGTAGGAACGGTGTGGAAATTAACGGAAATAAACAACCAGGCTATCACGTTAGATAAAGATTTTCCTAAGGAGCCTCAAATGACGTTTAATCCAGATCACAGTGTAAATGGAAATTTGGGATGTAATGGTTTTGGAGCGAGCTATGAGAGTAAGGATAACACACTTACTATTAGCCAAATAGCTTCTACACAAATGGCATGTCCAAACCTTGAAATCGAACAAAAGTTTATTGAAGTACTAACCAATAGTACCTCTTTTGAAATTAAAGCAACTACTTTACTACTTAAAAATGCAAAGGGTGAAGTACTTGCAACACTAAAGGCAGAATAA
- a CDS encoding tail fiber domain-containing protein produces MRKIQYIVQFLAYLFLISSYAQIGINTPMPDLSAALDITATDKGFLPPRIALKGIKDITTIAKPASGLFIYNIATTTNGQEAVTPGYYYFSGATWVRIGDTGNTWSTQGNWGINASNQFIGTLDDADLVFKRNKVNMGFLASENIAFGREALMVLTTGRYNVGLGFSTLTKNTTGSFNTAVGNGTLSQNLTSYNTAIGNNALSNLSSGDANTAVGNGAAQNSRNGRMNTTMGHNAYYNGFAGGHNTMLGSYAGFNNYYGNYNTVVGAEAMYNNQHGNYNAVLGKGALYQLKPSAANQGDANVAVGNDAGLNLTTGNQNIFLGAQTVASDPTGDNQLNIGNSIYGVDINRGNTARIGVNTAQPDVSAVLDLKSTNRGFLPPRIALKGTDDQVTIKTPAQGLLIYNTAQVEKGTLSVSAGYYYFDGLHWVPFRSEQQGWGTRGNSDTDAEQDFMGTVDNQDVVFKRGNIRAGLLSSISTYNTSFGVNTYKGTPKGSYIGRWNTAIGYGALSGNNDAGLVTGHDNTAVGANSLSINNKGQNNTAVGSEVLRSNMTGNDNAALGFQAMISNRIGGENVAVGRSALSGNSEGSQNTAVGFHALNQNISGKFNTAVGYLSGVENGFGIIHNTTAIGSQAKVYRSNVIRLGNNEITSIYGQVPFASIADARSMRESKPLDLGLNFIEQLKPVEYTRSTLTTGKKEWGVIAQEIQGTLDTMGYTHAALIESEGSSEQLLLLRYSELIAPMIKAIQELSEENKELTRRLEALETQP; encoded by the coding sequence ATGAGAAAAATACAATACATAGTTCAATTTTTAGCGTATCTATTTCTCATTAGTAGCTATGCTCAAATCGGGATTAATACCCCTATGCCAGATTTATCTGCTGCGTTGGACATTACGGCTACTGATAAAGGTTTTTTACCACCGAGAATTGCCTTAAAAGGAATAAAGGATATTACAACCATTGCAAAACCTGCATCAGGGTTGTTCATTTACAATATAGCAACAACAACGAATGGGCAAGAAGCTGTAACTCCAGGATATTACTATTTTTCAGGTGCGACATGGGTTAGAATTGGAGATACGGGAAATACGTGGAGTACACAAGGTAATTGGGGTATTAATGCTAGTAATCAATTTATAGGTACGCTAGATGATGCGGATCTTGTTTTTAAGCGAAATAAAGTCAATATGGGGTTTCTGGCATCTGAAAATATAGCTTTTGGACGTGAGGCACTTATGGTTTTAACAACAGGGAGATATAATGTTGGCCTTGGATTTTCTACCTTGACTAAAAATACAACCGGTTCATTCAATACCGCGGTAGGAAATGGAACCTTAAGCCAAAACCTAACGTCTTATAATACGGCTATAGGTAATAATGCATTATCGAATCTTTCTTCAGGTGATGCGAATACAGCTGTAGGAAATGGTGCGGCTCAAAATTCGAGAAATGGCCGAATGAATACTACCATGGGGCATAATGCCTATTATAATGGATTCGCAGGCGGACACAATACCATGTTGGGTAGTTATGCCGGATTTAATAATTATTATGGAAACTATAATACTGTAGTAGGAGCAGAAGCGATGTACAACAATCAACACGGAAACTACAATGCCGTTTTAGGAAAAGGTGCTTTGTATCAACTAAAGCCATCAGCAGCCAATCAAGGAGATGCTAATGTGGCGGTAGGAAACGATGCCGGACTTAATTTAACTACGGGAAATCAAAATATTTTTCTTGGTGCTCAAACGGTAGCTAGTGACCCAACAGGAGATAATCAACTGAACATCGGAAATAGTATTTATGGAGTAGATATCAATAGAGGCAATACGGCAAGGATTGGGGTCAATACAGCTCAACCGGATGTGTCTGCTGTTTTAGATTTGAAAAGCACAAATCGCGGGTTTTTACCTCCTCGAATTGCGCTAAAAGGAACGGATGATCAAGTGACAATAAAAACACCTGCTCAAGGATTATTGATTTACAATACCGCACAAGTAGAGAAAGGGACACTTTCTGTTTCGGCAGGATACTATTATTTCGACGGACTTCATTGGGTACCTTTTCGTTCAGAACAACAAGGATGGGGAACGAGAGGAAATTCGGATACTGATGCAGAACAGGATTTCATGGGGACAGTTGACAATCAGGATGTCGTATTTAAAAGAGGCAATATAAGAGCGGGATTATTGAGTTCAATTAGTACCTATAACACCTCTTTTGGAGTCAATACGTATAAGGGAACACCTAAGGGAAGTTATATAGGACGATGGAATACCGCTATTGGGTATGGTGCTTTATCTGGAAACAATGATGCGGGACTAGTGACGGGACACGATAATACTGCCGTTGGAGCAAATAGTTTAAGTATAAACAACAAAGGGCAAAACAATACCGCTGTTGGTTCAGAAGTGTTGAGATCCAATATGACGGGTAATGACAATGCAGCTCTTGGTTTTCAGGCGATGATTTCCAACCGCATTGGAGGAGAGAATGTGGCGGTAGGTCGAAGTGCTTTAAGTGGAAATAGCGAAGGAAGTCAAAATACTGCGGTGGGGTTTCACGCATTGAATCAAAATATTTCTGGGAAGTTTAATACCGCAGTTGGGTATTTGTCAGGTGTAGAAAATGGCTTTGGAATTATACACAATACAACAGCAATCGGAAGTCAGGCTAAAGTATACCGTTCCAATGTTATTCGCTTGGGAAATAACGAAATTACCAGTATTTATGGTCAAGTTCCTTTTGCGAGTATTGCTGATGCGCGATCCATGCGCGAAAGTAAGCCCTTAGATTTAGGGTTGAATTTCATCGAACAATTAAAACCTGTAGAATATACCCGATCCACCCTTACAACGGGAAAAAAAGAATGGGGAGTCATCGCACAAGAGATACAAGGAACTTTAGACACAATGGGGTATACCCATGCTGCACTCATCGAATCTGAAGGAAGCTCTGAGCAACTCTTACTCCTGCGATACAGTGAGTTAATAGCCCCCATGATTAAAGCCATTCAAGAACTCTCGGAAGAAAATAAAGAATTAACGAGACGATTGGAAGCGTTAGAAACACAACCCTGA
- a CDS encoding OmpA family protein, protein MVRYLYKSVLLCLFFTSLSGLAQTRKERKADHNFDTYAYIEAIKVYENIAEKGFINTSILSKLGDSYYFNGKFVEAHQWYAKLFEEDYPDKDLVALDKEYYYRYAQTLKAVGEYKKADAILQEFASFETADSRAVLLLTHTELEHQTASTSRFTMANLTINSPYSDYGAALLDDQLVFTSSRLNEDIHSKVHAWTDEPYTQLYATTITADGTFTPPIVFAREIASKELNRGSAVFTQEGQLMYFTSNNGSMKGSKRAKYDKEDSSLLKIYQATKQANGDWGNVEELPFNIEGYNTAHPALTPDGKWMYFVSDRPGSIGASDLFRVAIYESNRFGPVEHLGDAINTAGRETFPFISKEYNLYFSSDGHPGFGGLDVYKTKINRDGLLGVPVNLGPDLNSSFDDFGFYIDSTSKKGFVSSNKAGGQGGDDVYLIVEKPCIQLVMGIVSDLDTKEGLEKAEVQVINAMEKQVGQIKTDEEGYYQLNQLHCGQHYRIRISRAGYFTKELALTIDRNLQQRLDIALESSDIQVEAGDDLFKKLKLEPIYFDFAQSTIRPDAQIELMKVVAVLQQFPNLNIEIRSHTDSRGDDTYNLTLSERRAQATRQWIIKQGISATRLKAKGYGESQLLNACSNGVPCDEDQHQLNRRSEFIVGE, encoded by the coding sequence ATGGTTAGATATTTATATAAAAGTGTTTTGCTTTGTTTGTTCTTTACAAGCCTAAGTGGCTTAGCACAAACGCGAAAGGAAAGAAAAGCAGATCACAATTTTGATACATATGCCTATATAGAAGCCATCAAAGTGTATGAGAATATAGCAGAAAAGGGATTTATAAATACCTCTATTTTAAGTAAACTAGGTGATTCTTATTACTTCAATGGCAAGTTTGTTGAGGCGCATCAATGGTATGCTAAACTCTTTGAGGAGGATTACCCAGATAAGGATTTAGTTGCCTTAGATAAAGAATATTATTACCGTTATGCTCAAACGCTCAAAGCGGTTGGAGAATACAAGAAGGCAGATGCAATCTTACAAGAATTTGCATCATTCGAAACGGCTGATTCAAGAGCTGTTTTACTGCTAACTCACACGGAGTTAGAACATCAAACTGCATCAACTTCTCGTTTTACGATGGCCAATCTAACGATCAATAGCCCATATTCAGATTATGGTGCTGCACTTTTAGATGATCAATTGGTATTTACTTCTTCTCGTCTAAATGAAGACATACACAGTAAAGTACATGCTTGGACTGACGAACCATATACTCAATTGTATGCAACAACCATAACAGCGGATGGAACTTTTACACCCCCCATAGTATTTGCAAGAGAAATCGCTTCCAAAGAGTTAAATCGAGGAAGTGCGGTATTTACGCAAGAAGGGCAGTTGATGTATTTTACGAGTAACAACGGATCCATGAAAGGAAGCAAACGCGCAAAATATGACAAAGAGGATTCTTCCTTATTAAAAATATACCAAGCAACGAAACAGGCTAATGGGGATTGGGGCAACGTAGAAGAATTGCCTTTTAATATAGAAGGATACAATACCGCTCATCCTGCATTGACACCCGATGGCAAGTGGATGTATTTTGTTTCAGATCGACCAGGGAGTATAGGTGCATCGGATTTATTTCGCGTCGCTATATACGAATCAAATCGGTTTGGCCCTGTTGAGCATTTAGGAGATGCAATTAATACTGCAGGACGTGAAACCTTTCCCTTTATTTCGAAGGAGTATAACTTGTATTTTTCAAGTGATGGGCATCCTGGATTTGGCGGATTGGACGTGTACAAGACAAAAATAAATCGCGACGGACTCTTGGGAGTACCTGTAAATCTAGGACCAGATCTCAATAGCTCGTTTGATGATTTTGGATTTTATATCGACAGCACATCGAAAAAAGGGTTTGTCTCTTCCAATAAAGCAGGAGGGCAAGGAGGAGATGATGTATATCTCATTGTAGAGAAACCGTGTATTCAACTTGTGATGGGAATTGTATCAGACTTGGATACAAAAGAAGGTTTAGAAAAGGCAGAGGTACAGGTGATAAATGCCATGGAAAAACAAGTGGGTCAAATCAAGACAGATGAAGAAGGTTATTACCAGTTGAATCAACTTCATTGCGGACAACACTATCGTATTCGCATAAGTAGAGCAGGGTATTTTACGAAAGAACTGGCGCTAACAATTGATCGTAATCTACAACAACGACTAGATATTGCTTTAGAATCCAGTGATATACAAGTGGAGGCAGGAGATGATTTATTCAAAAAACTAAAGTTAGAACCTATTTACTTTGATTTTGCTCAATCCACTATTCGCCCAGATGCTCAAATAGAATTAATGAAAGTTGTAGCAGTCTTACAACAATTTCCCAACCTGAATATTGAGATTCGTTCCCATACAGATAGTCGAGGAGATGATACGTACAATCTGACGTTATCAGAACGTCGCGCTCAAGCAACAAGACAATGGATCATAAAACAAGGAATATCGGCTACTCGATTGAAAGCCAAAGGTTATGGAGAAAGTCAATTGCTAAATGCGTGCAGCAATGGAGTGCCTTGCGACGAAGATCAGCATCAACTCAACAGACGAAGTGAGTTTATCGTTGGGGAATAA